A window of the Deinococcus gobiensis I-0 genome harbors these coding sequences:
- the thrC gene encoding threonine synthase, whose protein sequence is MKYVSTRGAQNLGGFCDVLLLGLAPDGGLAMPGRIPTFGPEQIEALRGLSYPELAYAVMRPFIDDIPETDLKRLLNDTYRAEVFGHPDIAPLTALGDSGLYLLELSNGPSLAFKDMAMQFLGQVFEYVLERRGEHLNILGATSGDTGSAAEYAMLGKARVNVFMLSPHGRMSAFQQAQMFSLREPNIFNIAVEGVFDDCQDLVKAVNADAGFKERYEIGAVNSINWARVLAQAVYYFKGYFALGLPAGAEADFCVPSGNFGNVFAGYLARSMGLPIGQLVVASNENDVLHEFFTTGTYHVRPAARVAVTSSPSMDIGKASNFERYLYLITGASLGTVSGAQTLAWWQDVGEGRPVNLAGTPHWDAVRASRFVAGRSTHADRLNTIREVDAEFGRLIDPHTADGVFVARPHRRSGVPMVCLETALPIKFEDTVREAVGRSPERPTKFGGIEALERQFTVMDNDVEALKAFVAGRLDDRRRDAQG, encoded by the coding sequence ATGAAGTACGTCTCGACGCGCGGCGCGCAGAACCTGGGCGGCTTTTGCGACGTGCTGCTGCTGGGCCTCGCGCCCGACGGCGGCCTCGCCATGCCTGGGCGCATTCCGACCTTCGGCCCGGAGCAGATCGAGGCCCTGCGCGGCCTGAGCTACCCCGAACTGGCCTACGCGGTCATGCGGCCTTTCATCGACGACATTCCCGAGACCGACCTGAAGCGGCTGCTGAACGATACCTACCGCGCCGAGGTGTTCGGCCACCCCGACATCGCCCCGCTGACCGCGCTGGGCGACTCGGGGCTGTACCTGCTGGAACTGTCCAACGGCCCCTCGCTGGCCTTCAAGGACATGGCGATGCAGTTTCTGGGGCAGGTATTCGAGTACGTGCTGGAGCGGCGCGGCGAACACCTGAACATCCTGGGGGCCACCTCGGGCGACACCGGCTCGGCCGCCGAGTACGCCATGCTGGGCAAGGCGCGCGTGAACGTGTTCATGCTCTCGCCGCACGGCCGCATGAGCGCCTTCCAGCAGGCGCAGATGTTCAGCCTGCGCGAGCCCAACATCTTCAATATCGCTGTCGAGGGCGTGTTCGACGACTGTCAGGACCTCGTGAAGGCCGTCAACGCCGACGCCGGGTTCAAGGAGCGTTACGAGATCGGAGCCGTCAACTCGATCAACTGGGCGCGGGTGCTGGCGCAGGCGGTGTACTACTTCAAGGGCTATTTCGCGCTGGGGCTGCCCGCCGGGGCCGAGGCCGACTTCTGCGTGCCCTCGGGCAACTTCGGCAACGTGTTCGCCGGGTATCTGGCGCGCAGCATGGGCCTGCCCATCGGGCAACTGGTGGTCGCCAGCAACGAGAACGACGTGCTGCACGAGTTCTTCACGACCGGCACCTACCACGTGCGGCCCGCCGCGCGCGTGGCCGTCACCTCCAGCCCCAGCATGGACATCGGCAAGGCCAGCAACTTCGAGCGCTACCTGTACCTCATCACGGGTGCCAGTCTCGGAACAGTCAGTGGCGCGCAGACCCTGGCCTGGTGGCAGGACGTCGGCGAGGGCCGCCCCGTGAACCTCGCGGGCACGCCGCACTGGGACGCCGTGCGGGCCAGCCGTTTCGTCGCCGGGCGCAGCACCCACGCCGACCGCCTGAACACGATCCGCGAGGTGGACGCCGAGTTCGGCCGCCTGATTGACCCGCATACCGCCGACGGCGTGTTCGTGGCGCGCCCGCACCGGCGCAGCGGCGTACCGATGGTCTGCCTGGAAACCGCGCTGCCCATCAAGTTCGAGGACACGGTGCGCGAAGCGGTGGGGCGTTCGCCCGAGCGCCCCACGAAATTCGGCGGCATCGAGGCGCTGGAGCGGCAGTTCACCGTGATGGACAACGACGTGGAGGCGCTGAAGGCCTTCGTGGCGGGCCGGCTGGACGACCGGCGCCGGGACGCCCAGGGCTGA
- a CDS encoding ABC transporter permease: MRARRTVPPALPLGLSLLLVAFLLLPVAALLLRGLNAEFLPTLASEAVGDALRVSLLTTGITLLLTVGLVTPVAWLLARTHFPGKAVLETLLDLPIVLPPVVAGVGLLLAFGRNGLLGPPLEIAGIGIAFSPAAVVLAQLFTSAPFYLRTARAGFASFDPEVEAAARTDGAGGWAVFRFVTLPLAFPFLLEGLVLTWARALGEFGATILFAGSLQGRTRTVTLAIYAAMESDLGPALVLSAVMVFVAFALLLVVRVAAGRRG, translated from the coding sequence GTGCGCGCCCGGCGGACCGTGCCGCCCGCCCTGCCCCTGGGCCTGAGCCTGCTGCTGGTGGCCTTTTTGCTGCTGCCGGTCGCGGCGCTGCTGCTGCGCGGCCTGAACGCCGAGTTCCTGCCGACCCTGGCGAGCGAGGCGGTGGGCGACGCCCTGCGTGTCAGCCTGCTCACGACCGGGATCACGCTGCTGCTCACGGTGGGATTGGTCACGCCGGTCGCGTGGCTGCTGGCGCGCACGCACTTTCCCGGCAAGGCGGTGCTCGAAACATTGCTGGACCTGCCCATCGTGTTGCCGCCCGTGGTGGCGGGGGTGGGCCTGCTGCTCGCCTTCGGGCGCAATGGGCTGCTGGGGCCGCCGCTGGAGATCGCGGGGATCGGCATCGCCTTTTCTCCGGCGGCGGTGGTCCTGGCACAGCTGTTTACCTCCGCGCCGTTCTACCTGCGCACGGCGCGGGCGGGCTTCGCCAGCTTCGACCCGGAAGTCGAGGCGGCGGCGCGCACCGACGGCGCGGGCGGCTGGGCGGTGTTCCGCTTCGTGACCCTGCCGCTGGCCTTTCCGTTCCTGCTCGAGGGGCTGGTCCTGACCTGGGCGCGGGCCCTGGGCGAGTTCGGCGCGACCATCCTCTTCGCCGGTTCCTTGCAGGGCCGTACGCGCACGGTCACGCTGGCGATCTACGCCGCGATGGAGTCCGACCTGGGGCCGGCGCTCGTGCTCTCGGCGGTCATGGTCTTCGTGGCCTTCGCGCTGCTGCTGGTCGTGCGGGTGGCGGCGGGGCGGCGGGGGTAG
- the modA gene encoding molybdate ABC transporter substrate-binding protein: MFRPRVLLLSALLLGGTASAANLTVFAAASLTDAFTELGRAFDARTGHATTFQFAGSQALRTQLGQGARADVYASANAAQYDPLVAGGLVAAGQPFVRNRLAIITPRGSRVATLADLARPGVKVVLADKAVPVGDYARRMLAAIDKSGSYGKDFSARVMRNVVSEEPNVRQVALKVGLGEADAAVVYATDVTPALKATVRVIALPSRFNQSASYPIGVVRASTNAAAAQAFVAYVLSPDGQKILRKWGFQAPQ; encoded by the coding sequence ATGTTCCGACCCAGAGTCCTGCTGCTGTCCGCCCTCCTGCTGGGCGGCACGGCGAGCGCCGCCAACCTCACCGTGTTCGCCGCCGCGTCCCTGACCGACGCCTTTACCGAGCTGGGCCGGGCCTTCGATGCCAGGACCGGCCACGCGACCACCTTCCAGTTCGCCGGGTCGCAGGCGCTGCGCACGCAGCTCGGGCAGGGCGCGCGGGCCGACGTGTATGCCAGCGCCAACGCGGCCCAGTACGACCCGCTGGTGGCCGGGGGCCTGGTCGCGGCGGGCCAGCCCTTCGTGCGCAACCGGCTGGCGATCATCACACCCAGGGGCAGCCGCGTCGCCACGCTGGCCGACCTCGCCCGGCCCGGCGTGAAGGTCGTGCTCGCCGACAAGGCGGTGCCCGTGGGGGACTACGCCCGGCGGATGCTCGCGGCCATCGACAAGTCCGGGAGCTACGGCAAGGACTTCTCGGCCCGCGTCATGCGCAACGTGGTCTCCGAGGAGCCGAACGTGCGGCAGGTCGCCCTGAAGGTGGGGCTGGGCGAGGCCGACGCGGCGGTGGTCTACGCGACCGACGTGACCCCGGCCCTGAAGGCGACCGTGCGCGTGATCGCCCTGCCCAGCCGCTTCAACCAGAGCGCGAGCTACCCCATCGGCGTGGTGCGCGCCAGCACCAACGCGGCGGCGGCCCAGGCCTTCGTCGCCTACGTCCTCTCGCCCGACGGCCAGAAGATCCTGCGCAAGTGGGGCTTTCAGGCCCCGCAGTAA